In Geminocystis sp. NIES-3709, a single genomic region encodes these proteins:
- a CDS encoding Rne/Rng family ribonuclease, whose protein sequence is MPKQIIIAEKHHIAAVFAEDQIQELVVATGNQQVGDIYLGTVENVISGIDAAFVNIGDAEKNGFIHVTDLGPLRLRKTAGAITELLFPQQKVLVQVMKEPTGSKGPRLTGNISLPGRYLVLMPYGKGVSLSRRIKNENERNRLRALAILLKPSGMGLLVRTEAESTSEEGIIEDLDLLKKQWDKIQQESNYINAPALLNRDDDFIQRVLRDMYSDDVNRIVVDSEESVKRVKKQLTNWGAGRHPEGVFINAHQENTLILDYFRVNAAIKEALKPRVDLPSGGYIIIEPTEALTVIDVNSGSFTHSATSRETVLWTNYEAAIEIARQLKLRNIGGVIVVDFIDMDSRRDKLKLLEHFDRVLKTDKARPQIAQLSELGLVELTRKRQGKNIYELFGQPCSHCNGLGLVAHLPGHHEVDPLPSNYYTPIIVNKTPDKPIIEEKIIFSDDYSNDGDDTELLDNGSYQDQVNGAVRRRRRRRETPLKEEPMLLGNNNFTESEIKSDRSSIREPNTNSRDRKGHNVLPRHGNRDEAKLEKVVVEMTETEQEVYALMGVSPILRLGQEFKDPKSVVIYVKSPDDNSNNIDFDKSQDKENYSINNDEVSEYPLLDAIADMVSQNIDEEDETIIYNNSAMYEYSEDKENEMTISLDSDMEEYEEVPSYSIPDIVSQDTDSQFQNLIVEPQTITETLIKEALESDRPVVRTRRRRSSTSSIVMDNE, encoded by the coding sequence ATGCCAAAACAAATAATTATTGCGGAAAAACATCATATTGCAGCAGTATTTGCTGAAGATCAAATTCAAGAATTAGTGGTTGCCACTGGCAATCAACAAGTGGGAGATATTTATTTAGGTACAGTAGAAAACGTCATTTCAGGAATAGATGCAGCTTTTGTTAATATAGGTGATGCGGAAAAAAATGGTTTTATTCATGTAACAGATTTAGGCCCTTTACGTCTTAGAAAAACTGCCGGAGCGATTACGGAATTATTATTTCCTCAACAAAAAGTATTAGTTCAAGTAATGAAAGAACCTACAGGTTCTAAAGGCCCTCGTTTAACAGGAAATATAAGTCTTCCCGGACGTTATCTAGTGTTAATGCCCTATGGCAAAGGAGTTAGTTTATCTCGTCGTATCAAAAATGAGAATGAACGTAACCGATTACGCGCTTTAGCTATTTTACTCAAACCTTCAGGAATGGGTTTGTTAGTACGTACAGAAGCAGAAAGCACTTCAGAAGAAGGAATTATCGAAGATTTAGATTTATTGAAGAAACAATGGGACAAAATACAACAAGAATCTAATTATATCAATGCTCCAGCTTTGCTAAATCGAGATGATGATTTCATACAAAGAGTATTACGGGATATGTACTCTGATGATGTTAACCGCATTGTAGTAGATTCGGAGGAGAGCGTCAAACGGGTTAAAAAACAGCTAACCAATTGGGGGGCAGGTCGTCATCCAGAAGGTGTTTTTATTAATGCTCATCAAGAAAATACACTGATTTTAGACTATTTTCGTGTTAATGCGGCGATCAAGGAAGCATTAAAGCCAAGGGTTGATTTACCTTCAGGGGGTTATATTATTATTGAGCCAACAGAGGCATTAACCGTAATTGATGTTAACTCTGGTTCTTTTACTCATTCGGCTACTTCTAGGGAGACAGTATTATGGACTAATTATGAAGCAGCGATCGAGATAGCCCGTCAATTGAAGTTGCGTAATATTGGCGGTGTGATTGTGGTAGATTTCATTGATATGGATTCTCGTCGAGATAAACTAAAACTATTAGAACATTTCGATCGAGTCTTAAAAACCGACAAAGCTAGACCTCAAATTGCTCAATTATCTGAGTTAGGATTGGTGGAATTAACCCGCAAACGTCAAGGTAAAAATATTTATGAATTATTTGGGCAACCTTGTTCTCATTGTAATGGCTTAGGGTTAGTTGCTCATTTGCCGGGTCATCACGAAGTGGATCCGTTACCATCTAATTATTATACCCCTATTATTGTCAATAAAACTCCTGATAAACCAATTATTGAGGAGAAAATTATCTTCTCTGATGATTATAGTAATGATGGTGATGATACAGAATTATTGGATAATGGTAGTTACCAAGATCAGGTAAATGGAGCAGTTCGTCGTCGTCGCCGTCGTCGGGAAACTCCTTTAAAAGAAGAACCAATGTTATTGGGCAATAATAATTTTACAGAGTCAGAAATTAAATCTGATCGTAGTTCGATCAGAGAACCAAATACCAACTCACGAGATCGAAAAGGACACAATGTATTACCTCGTCATGGTAATCGTGATGAGGCGAAATTAGAAAAAGTTGTTGTCGAAATGACGGAAACGGAACAAGAAGTTTATGCTTTAATGGGAGTCTCTCCGATACTCCGTTTAGGTCAGGAATTTAAAGATCCTAAATCTGTTGTAATTTATGTTAAATCTCCTGACGATAATTCTAATAATATTGATTTCGATAAATCTCAAGATAAAGAAAATTATTCAATAAATAATGATGAAGTTTCTGAGTATCCCTTATTAGATGCGATCGCTGATATGGTATCTCAAAATATTGATGAGGAAGACGAAACAATAATTTATAACAATTCCGCAATGTATGAGTACTCAGAAGATAAAGAAAATGAAATGACTATTTCCTTAGACTCAGATATGGAAGAATACGAAGAAGTTCCATCATATTCGATACCTGATATTGTATCTCAAGATACTGATAGTCAATTTCAAAATCTCATTGTAGAACCACAAACTATTACAGAGACTCTGATTAAAGAGGCTTTGGAAAGCGATCGTCCTGTGGTGCGTACCCGTCGTCGTCGTTCTTCAACCTCATCTATTGTCATGGATAATGAATAA